Proteins encoded by one window of Calidithermus timidus DSM 17022:
- the ilvN gene encoding acetolactate synthase small subunit, whose translation MRHVVSVLVQDKPGVLQRIAGLIARRGFNIESLAVGRTHQEGLSRISLVVTGDDRVLEQVEKQLNRLIEVIKVTDHSEPHVERELALVKVAVPGMEERLEIKDIAEAFRARIVDVARKSIIFELTGDSVKVHNFIEAMRPYGLMEVMRTGAVALSRGEQVLKVREKKAAV comes from the coding sequence ATGCGACACGTGGTTTCGGTTTTGGTTCAGGATAAGCCCGGCGTCCTGCAACGCATCGCGGGTCTGATCGCCCGCCGGGGTTTCAACATCGAGTCGCTGGCGGTGGGCCGCACCCACCAGGAAGGGCTCTCGCGCATCTCGCTGGTGGTGACGGGCGACGACCGGGTGCTCGAGCAGGTCGAGAAGCAGCTCAACCGCCTGATCGAGGTCATCAAGGTCACCGACCACTCCGAGCCCCACGTCGAGCGGGAACTGGCGCTGGTCAAGGTGGCAGTGCCGGGTATGGAGGAGCGGCTGGAGATCAAGGACATCGCCGAGGCTTTCCGCGCCCGCATCGTGGACGTGGCGCGAAAGTCCATCATCTTCGAGCTCACCGGCGACTCGGTCAAGGTACACAACTTCATCGAAGCCATGCGGCCTTATGGGCTGATGGAGGTCATGCGTACCGGAGCGGTCGCGCTCTCGCGCGGCGAGCAGGTCTTGAAGGTACGCGAGAAGAAAGCGGCAGTTTAA
- the ilvB gene encoding biosynthetic-type acetolactate synthase large subunit produces MNGAAAILKALERQGVTTIFGHPGGTIMPTYDALYDSPIRHILVRHEQGGVHAATAYARASGKVGVVMATSGPGALNLVTGLQDALMDSTAVVAITGNVPQALIGTDAFQEADVCGITQPVTKHNFQIRDVGDIPRVIAEAFYIASTGRPGPVLVDVPKDVQLAPFSGSFDVEINLPGYRPTFRGHPRQIERALEALERAKKPVLMVGGGAQHASAELIAFAEKTGIPVIPTLMGLGAFPGTHRQFLGMPGMHGSVAANWAIHNADTILAIGLRFDDRVTGKVSRFAPNAHTIIHVDIDPAEIGKLVSTAIPVVGDAKWVAAELAKGAKKLSIAEWWQQVDEWRTKHPFSWNPKPYLQSQEVIHAFWEATGGKAVVTSGVGQHQMFTAQFFKFDQPRSWINSGGLGTMGVGLPFAIGAALARPGELVIDFDGDGSFQMTLQELATVKKYNLPVKIVILNNGFLGMVRQWQDLFHARRYSEVYLADSNPDFAKLAEAYGIKGLTLSDRGKLAEAVQEVLEHDGPVLLDCRVHHEEGVFPMIPSGGAAEDMIIENPREAVEAGD; encoded by the coding sequence ATGAACGGAGCGGCGGCAATCCTCAAAGCGCTGGAAAGACAAGGGGTGACTACCATCTTTGGGCATCCGGGAGGTACCATCATGCCCACCTACGATGCCCTCTACGATTCTCCCATCCGGCACATCCTGGTGCGGCACGAACAAGGCGGGGTCCACGCCGCCACCGCCTACGCCCGCGCCAGTGGCAAGGTGGGCGTGGTGATGGCGACCTCGGGGCCGGGGGCACTGAACTTAGTCACCGGGCTACAGGACGCCCTGATGGACTCCACTGCCGTGGTAGCCATCACGGGCAACGTGCCGCAGGCGCTCATCGGCACCGATGCCTTTCAGGAAGCCGACGTGTGTGGCATCACCCAGCCGGTTACCAAGCACAACTTTCAAATCCGTGACGTGGGCGACATTCCCCGGGTGATTGCCGAGGCCTTCTACATCGCCTCCACGGGTCGCCCTGGGCCGGTGCTCGTTGACGTTCCCAAAGACGTGCAACTCGCGCCCTTCAGCGGCAGCTTCGACGTCGAGATCAACCTTCCCGGTTACAGGCCCACCTTCAGGGGGCACCCCCGCCAGATCGAGCGGGCGCTCGAGGCGCTCGAGAGGGCCAAAAAACCCGTCCTGATGGTGGGCGGCGGGGCCCAGCACGCCTCGGCTGAGCTCATCGCCTTCGCCGAGAAGACGGGTATCCCGGTGATCCCCACCTTGATGGGGCTGGGGGCCTTCCCCGGTACCCACCGGCAGTTTCTGGGCATGCCCGGCATGCACGGTTCGGTGGCGGCCAACTGGGCCATCCACAACGCCGACACCATCTTGGCCATCGGCCTGCGCTTCGACGACCGGGTGACCGGCAAGGTTTCGCGCTTTGCCCCCAACGCCCACACCATCATCCACGTCGATATCGACCCCGCCGAGATCGGCAAGTTGGTGAGCACCGCCATCCCGGTGGTGGGCGATGCTAAATGGGTGGCCGCCGAGCTGGCCAAGGGAGCCAAGAAGCTCTCCATCGCCGAGTGGTGGCAGCAGGTGGACGAGTGGCGCACCAAGCACCCCTTTAGCTGGAACCCCAAACCCTACTTACAAAGCCAGGAGGTCATTCACGCTTTCTGGGAGGCCACCGGGGGCAAAGCGGTGGTGACGAGTGGGGTGGGGCAGCACCAGATGTTCACCGCGCAGTTCTTCAAGTTCGACCAGCCCCGCTCCTGGATCAACTCCGGCGGGCTGGGCACCATGGGGGTGGGCCTGCCCTTCGCCATCGGCGCGGCGCTGGCGAGGCCTGGCGAACTGGTCATCGACTTCGACGGCGACGGCTCCTTCCAGATGACCCTGCAGGAGCTGGCTACGGTGAAGAAGTACAACCTCCCCGTCAAAATCGTCATCCTCAACAACGGATTTTTGGGTATGGTGCGTCAGTGGCAAGACCTCTTTCACGCTAGGCGCTACAGCGAGGTCTACCTCGCCGACTCCAACCCTGACTTTGCCAAACTGGCTGAAGCCTACGGCATCAAGGGTCTGACCCTCAGCGACAGGGGCAAGCTGGCCGAGGCGGTGCAGGAGGTGTTGGAGCACGATGGCCCGGTGCTGCTCGACTGCCGCGTACACCACGAGGAAGGCGTGTTCCCCATGATTCCTTCGGGTGGGGCCGCCGAGGACATGATCATCGAGAACCCGCGCGAGGCGGTGGAAGCCGGTGATTGA